The Azospirillum brasilense genome window below encodes:
- a CDS encoding YgaP-like transmembrane domain, which translates to MAMTSQKGMGSRDAALPDDLERMINVGHTERLVSLVGGGLLAVLGLRRPTVGGAALALAGGALVARGLTGYCPAKAMMEDLGGHHGAGTPAEDVDQGVHRYSRHPGDIYDDADEKEKVDEASMESFPASDPPSFTPGAV; encoded by the coding sequence ATGGCGATGACGAGCCAAAAGGGCATGGGCAGCCGCGACGCGGCCCTGCCGGACGATCTCGAACGCATGATCAACGTCGGGCACACCGAACGCCTGGTGTCGCTGGTCGGAGGCGGGCTTCTCGCCGTGCTCGGGCTGCGCCGTCCGACCGTCGGTGGGGCGGCGCTGGCTTTGGCCGGTGGCGCCCTGGTCGCCCGCGGTCTGACCGGCTATTGCCCGGCCAAGGCGATGATGGAGGACTTGGGCGGCCATCACGGGGCGGGCACCCCTGCCGAGGATGTGGATCAGGGTGTCCACCGGTACTCCCGCCATCCCGGCGACATCTACGATGACGCCGACGAGAAGGAGAAGGTGGACGAGGCGTCGATGGAATCTTTCCCGGCCAGCGATCCGCCGTCCTTCACGCCCGGCGCCGTTTGA
- a CDS encoding SLBB domain-containing protein has translation MQADYTLGPGDELLVTLRGQKSSSKRHVIDATGLLTADDVRPVVAQGLTLADLRAQLANAVTASFPDTEVYVSVTEIRRIGVLVTGAVARPGRQEVGAFATLIDALTAAGGVTRAGSLRRIRLFHAHAAGGTVTGGAPSNGLPIDLYDLFMTGDGANAGIRLRDGDRVFVPPLGPTVALAGPFKRPGVYELPPGEDRLPVAVATEMAGGLLRPGSHRALRYAIGPNGEERVEELAETDAPPLTDGDLLLLAPRRENRSGGLRLDGHVLRPGPRALERTPTIATLVTAADLGPAPYLPFAVLASTSPDSRARVLRPIDLRAVLNGRDRRPLAESDTLYVLGADEVDFLTSEPVLDLLRGAREPAANACRGLVVLARALTAQPDGPLANGPQARAAAGLTGGRTPCPPLFEAVPDLLVFALEHSSLLMGGVARPGFYPSAARGSAAALALAAGGPASGPYDDIPMVGGATQRRPAVAGAILEPDVPVYELTGHARRPGVRPLAGGATLRDALAGGDALKRDVYPLLGVIERFDRRTLAHRLFPFSPREVASGQANRALADGDRVWLLSSAEVRLLAGPSDKDSKPEPPQGDAGPPDAGPPLPDSVAALVRERGVQVRGAVRAPGTYPVAETATIDALIATAGGLSATADLASLEVTTTTGQRRRLDLRDGASARTALHPGDSLRVNPTPRTLEARAVTISGAVRRPGSYDVARGETLSSLIDRAGGLTEEAYPAGTSFLRDSERKRERAWFDQQARDLERWMVQEVEKGEAARSDVVGLARQLATQLRGVEPLGRIVVEADPQMLRRRPELDVLLEPDDRILIPKRPLTVTVTGEVLHPTAAQFVSGKTAEAYLREAGGASRNADDARIFLILPDGRAQPLSLSSWNHTVTAIPPGSAIVVPRDPKPFDLMEFSKNIGTILGQLAISAAAIAVISE, from the coding sequence GTGCAGGCTGATTACACGCTGGGTCCGGGCGATGAGCTTCTGGTGACCCTGCGTGGCCAGAAATCCTCCAGCAAACGCCACGTCATCGACGCAACCGGGCTGCTGACCGCGGACGACGTTCGACCCGTCGTGGCGCAAGGCCTGACCCTGGCGGACTTGCGTGCCCAACTGGCGAACGCCGTGACCGCCTCCTTTCCGGACACCGAGGTGTATGTTTCGGTGACCGAAATCCGACGGATCGGTGTTCTGGTGACCGGCGCCGTGGCCCGTCCTGGGCGGCAGGAGGTCGGAGCCTTCGCCACGCTGATCGACGCGCTGACCGCCGCTGGCGGCGTCACCCGCGCTGGATCGCTGCGCCGCATCCGTCTGTTCCATGCCCACGCCGCCGGAGGAACCGTCACCGGAGGCGCCCCATCCAATGGGCTGCCCATCGACCTGTACGATCTGTTCATGACCGGGGACGGCGCGAACGCAGGTATCCGGTTGCGCGACGGCGACCGGGTCTTCGTGCCCCCGCTTGGTCCCACCGTGGCGCTCGCCGGTCCTTTTAAGCGCCCTGGTGTCTACGAGCTTCCACCCGGCGAGGATCGCCTGCCGGTCGCCGTCGCGACAGAGATGGCCGGAGGCCTTCTGCGGCCCGGCTCGCATCGGGCGCTTCGCTACGCAATCGGTCCGAACGGCGAGGAGCGGGTGGAGGAACTGGCTGAGACGGACGCCCCCCCATTGACTGACGGCGACCTGCTGCTGCTGGCCCCCCGCCGCGAGAACCGGAGCGGCGGCCTGCGCCTGGACGGCCATGTCCTGCGCCCCGGCCCAAGGGCGCTGGAGCGAACCCCGACCATCGCGACCCTGGTTACGGCGGCGGATCTGGGGCCGGCGCCCTATCTCCCCTTCGCGGTGCTGGCCTCGACCAGCCCGGACAGCCGCGCGCGCGTTCTCCGGCCAATCGACCTGAGGGCCGTGCTCAACGGCCGTGACCGCCGTCCCCTGGCCGAGAGCGACACTCTCTACGTGCTGGGCGCGGACGAGGTGGATTTCCTGACCTCCGAACCGGTGCTGGACCTGTTGCGCGGCGCGCGCGAGCCGGCTGCGAACGCGTGCCGTGGTCTGGTGGTGCTGGCCCGCGCGTTGACGGCGCAGCCGGATGGTCCGCTTGCCAACGGCCCCCAGGCCCGGGCAGCGGCTGGGCTCACCGGCGGGCGCACACCTTGCCCTCCCCTGTTTGAAGCCGTTCCCGACCTGCTCGTCTTCGCGCTGGAGCATTCCAGCCTGCTGATGGGTGGAGTGGCCCGCCCCGGCTTTTACCCCTCCGCCGCACGAGGAAGCGCCGCGGCACTGGCGCTTGCCGCCGGCGGGCCGGCGTCCGGACCTTACGACGACATACCCATGGTTGGCGGCGCAACGCAGCGCCGTCCGGCGGTGGCCGGAGCCATTCTGGAACCGGACGTCCCCGTCTACGAGTTGACCGGCCATGCCCGCCGTCCCGGCGTCCGCCCCCTGGCCGGAGGCGCCACGCTGCGCGATGCGCTGGCCGGAGGCGACGCCCTGAAGCGGGATGTCTATCCCCTGCTGGGCGTCATCGAACGCTTCGACCGGCGCACCCTCGCCCATCGTCTGTTTCCTTTCTCACCGCGGGAGGTCGCCTCCGGACAGGCCAACCGCGCGCTCGCCGACGGCGATCGGGTGTGGCTGCTCTCCAGCGCCGAGGTCCGTTTGCTGGCCGGTCCCTCGGACAAGGACAGCAAGCCCGAGCCCCCACAGGGGGACGCCGGACCACCCGACGCCGGGCCACCGCTTCCCGACAGCGTCGCGGCGCTGGTGCGGGAACGCGGGGTGCAGGTGCGTGGCGCCGTGCGCGCTCCAGGCACCTATCCGGTGGCGGAAACGGCGACCATTGACGCCCTTATTGCGACCGCCGGCGGCCTCTCCGCGACCGCGGACCTCGCCAGCCTGGAGGTCACCACCACCACCGGCCAGCGCCGCCGCCTGGATCTTCGCGATGGCGCATCCGCCCGGACGGCGTTGCATCCGGGTGACAGCCTGCGCGTCAACCCCACCCCTCGAACGCTGGAGGCGCGGGCGGTCACCATCTCCGGCGCTGTGCGCCGTCCCGGCTCCTACGACGTGGCGCGTGGCGAGACGCTGTCATCACTGATCGACCGGGCCGGCGGCTTGACGGAGGAGGCTTATCCCGCCGGGACCAGCTTCCTGCGCGACAGCGAGCGCAAGCGGGAGCGCGCCTGGTTCGACCAGCAGGCCCGCGACCTGGAACGCTGGATGGTGCAGGAGGTCGAGAAGGGCGAAGCCGCGCGCTCGGACGTGGTCGGGCTGGCCCGGCAACTCGCGACGCAACTGCGTGGGGTGGAGCCGCTGGGCCGCATCGTTGTCGAGGCCGACCCGCAGATGCTGCGCCGGCGACCGGAACTGGACGTGCTTCTGGAGCCGGACGACCGCATTCTGATCCCGAAACGCCCCCTCACCGTCACCGTGACAGGCGAGGTGCTTCATCCGACCGCCGCACAGTTCGTCAGCGGCAAGACCGCCGAAGCCTATCTGCGGGAAGCGGGTGGAGCGAGCCGCAACGCTGACGACGCCCGCATCTTCCTGATTCTGCCGGACGGGCGGGCGCAGCCGCTGTCCCTGTCCTCCTGGAACCACACCGTCACGGCGATCCCGCCCGGCTCCGCCATCGTGGTGCCGCGCGACCCGAAGCCGTTCGACCTGATGGAGTTCTCCAAGAACATCGGCACCATCCTCGGCCAGCTTGCCATTTCAGCGGCGGCCATCGCGGTGATCTCCGAGTGA
- a CDS encoding helix-turn-helix domain-containing protein — protein MSATKSKLSPAHTLSRRGEGPNPIDIHVGARLRLRRTLLGLSQEKLGEAVGITFQQLQKYERGSNRISASRLFNLSQVLGVPVSYFFEDMPSPEHIATPSPDIPPSETEEFESMARRETLELVRAYYRIEDSSVRKRTFDLLKALGGERALDEAV, from the coding sequence ATGAGTGCCACGAAATCCAAGCTATCACCCGCCCACACGCTGTCACGCCGTGGTGAAGGGCCCAACCCGATCGACATCCACGTCGGCGCCCGGCTGCGGCTGCGCCGCACCCTGCTCGGTCTCAGCCAGGAGAAACTGGGCGAGGCGGTGGGCATCACCTTTCAGCAACTCCAGAAGTACGAGCGCGGGTCCAACCGCATCAGCGCCAGCCGTCTCTTCAACCTGTCGCAGGTTCTGGGCGTCCCGGTCAGCTACTTCTTCGAAGACATGCCGTCGCCGGAGCATATCGCCACCCCGTCGCCCGACATTCCGCCGTCCGAGACGGAAGAGTTCGAGTCGATGGCCCGCCGTGAAACCCTGGAGCTGGTCCGGGCCTATTACCGCATTGAGGACTCCTCCGTGCGCAAGCGCACTTTCGACCTTCTCAAGGCGCTGGGCGGCGAGCGCGCCCTGGACGAGGCGGTGTAA
- the fabI gene encoding enoyl-ACP reductase FabI, protein MTTIIPAAATLEGKKGLVLGIANDQSIAWGCARAFRALGADLAVSYLNDKAKRFVEPLAQQLEAEIFEPVDVTGEGELKAIFEKIEQKWGKLDFALHSIAFAPKDDLHGRVVDCSREGFQMAMDVSCHSFIRMARYAEPLMKDGGSLFTMSYFGANRVIDNYGVMGPVKAALEASVRYLAAELGPKGIRVHAISPGPIKTRAASGIAHFDELMEKAAERAPEQRLVTIEEVGYTTAFLATDGAKGITGSTTYVDCGYSIVG, encoded by the coding sequence ATGACCACGATCATCCCCGCCGCCGCCACTCTTGAAGGCAAGAAGGGCCTCGTGCTCGGCATCGCCAACGATCAGTCGATCGCGTGGGGCTGCGCCCGCGCCTTCCGCGCTCTGGGCGCGGATCTCGCGGTCAGCTACCTCAACGACAAGGCGAAGCGCTTCGTCGAGCCACTGGCCCAGCAGCTCGAAGCGGAGATCTTCGAGCCGGTGGACGTCACCGGCGAGGGTGAGCTGAAGGCCATCTTCGAGAAGATCGAGCAGAAGTGGGGCAAGCTGGACTTTGCGCTGCATTCCATCGCCTTCGCCCCGAAGGACGATCTGCACGGCCGCGTCGTCGATTGCTCGCGCGAAGGCTTCCAGATGGCGATGGACGTGTCCTGCCACTCCTTCATCCGCATGGCCCGCTACGCGGAGCCGCTGATGAAGGACGGTGGTTCGCTGTTCACCATGTCCTATTTCGGCGCCAACCGCGTGATCGACAATTACGGCGTCATGGGTCCGGTCAAGGCTGCCCTGGAAGCCAGCGTGCGCTATCTGGCGGCGGAGCTGGGCCCGAAGGGCATTCGCGTCCACGCCATTTCCCCCGGCCCGATCAAGACCCGCGCCGCCTCCGGCATCGCCCATTTCGATGAGCTGATGGAGAAGGCTGCGGAGCGCGCGCCGGAGCAGCGCCTCGTCACCATCGAAGAGGTCGGTTACACCACCGCCTTCCTGGCGACGGACGGTGCCAAGGGCATCACCGGCAGCACCACCTACGTGGATTGTGGCTATTCGATCGTCGGCTGA
- a CDS encoding glycosyltransferase encodes MVTVVRDDLPGLLATRASLRAQTLAAYDWFVADGGSTDGTARWLACHGGEAVWWRSSPDRGLYDAMNTALDAITERAPSCGPPCSHVLFLNAGDRLADSQVLERLLPILTASPAAGLFYGDSLEELPGGCLVVKPARSHRRALLGMFTHHQAMVYRLTALSSVRFDLRHTLAADYAFTLTVLKQGDPAHRLPLSVCIFSPGGRSQREPARGRREQADIRRELLGLGSAANATLRVLQWLALTVRQTIPWLYAKYRFSPNERSFLS; translated from the coding sequence GTGGTGACCGTGGTGCGCGACGACTTGCCCGGCCTGCTCGCCACCCGTGCCAGCCTGCGCGCCCAGACCCTGGCGGCCTACGATTGGTTCGTAGCGGACGGCGGGTCAACCGACGGGACGGCCCGCTGGCTGGCCTGCCACGGGGGCGAGGCCGTCTGGTGGCGCTCGTCGCCCGACCGCGGCCTGTATGACGCCATGAACACTGCGCTGGACGCCATAACCGAACGGGCGCCATCCTGCGGCCCGCCTTGCAGCCACGTCCTGTTCCTCAACGCCGGGGATCGGTTGGCCGACAGTCAGGTGCTGGAGCGGCTTCTTCCCATTTTGACCGCCAGTCCGGCTGCCGGCCTGTTCTACGGGGACTCGCTGGAGGAGCTTCCCGGCGGGTGTCTGGTCGTGAAGCCGGCCCGCTCGCATCGCCGCGCCCTGCTGGGCATGTTCACGCATCACCAAGCCATGGTCTACCGGTTGACCGCCTTGTCGAGCGTCCGATTCGATCTGCGCCACACGCTGGCCGCCGACTATGCGTTCACCTTGACGGTCCTCAAGCAAGGGGACCCGGCGCACCGATTGCCACTTTCGGTATGCATCTTCTCCCCCGGCGGGCGGTCCCAGCGGGAACCGGCGCGTGGCCGGCGGGAGCAGGCGGACATCCGCCGCGAGCTGCTTGGACTGGGCAGTGCTGCCAACGCAACATTGCGGGTATTACAATGGCTTGCTCTTACCGTACGCCAGACAATTCCTTGGCTTTACGCGAAATATCGTTTCTCACCAAATGAACGATCGTTTCTTTCATAA
- a CDS encoding ArsR/SmtB family transcription factor, which produces MQKGSAPKDKPAHLRLSEDQTTELADMFRLMSDPSRLRIILACLDTSTSVGDMAAALGLSPSLVSHHLRLLRAGRLIQAERRGNRVFYLITDEHIRRVLSDMVDHVAEESEGDLET; this is translated from the coding sequence ATGCAAAAAGGGTCAGCACCGAAGGACAAGCCGGCGCATCTCCGCCTGTCCGAAGACCAGACCACCGAACTGGCCGACATGTTCCGCCTGATGAGCGATCCCAGCCGGCTGCGCATCATTCTGGCCTGCCTGGACACCTCGACCTCGGTCGGCGACATGGCGGCGGCGCTGGGCCTGTCGCCATCCCTGGTCAGCCATCATCTCCGCCTGCTGCGGGCGGGACGGCTGATCCAGGCGGAACGGCGCGGCAACCGCGTCTTCTACCTGATCACCGACGAGCACATCCGGCGCGTCCTCTCGGACATGGTCGACCATGTGGCGGAGGAAAGCGAAGGCGACCTGGAAACCTGA
- a CDS encoding bacteriohemerythrin — protein sequence MGVITWRRQLSVGQPSIDEDHKHLIEYLNELDAALNARSFMPVRVAKILMKLLEYTQQHFAREEKIMQAVHYPKFEEHVRQHHEAVRTLSELSAVFTRDPTHQNAERIYTFTADWLVHHIIMQDTQLTPYVRGVWV from the coding sequence ATGGGTGTCATTACGTGGAGGCGGCAGCTCAGCGTCGGCCAGCCGTCCATCGATGAAGATCACAAGCACCTGATCGAGTATCTGAACGAATTGGATGCTGCGCTGAATGCGCGCAGCTTCATGCCGGTGCGCGTTGCGAAGATCCTTATGAAACTGTTGGAATACACCCAGCAGCACTTCGCCCGAGAAGAGAAGATCATGCAGGCCGTGCATTATCCGAAATTCGAGGAGCATGTCCGCCAGCATCACGAAGCGGTCCGGACCCTGAGCGAACTGTCCGCGGTCTTCACGCGGGACCCGACCCATCAGAACGCCGAGCGAATCTACACTTTTACGGCGGATTGGCTGGTCCACCACATCATCATGCAGGATACGCAGTTGACGCCGTATGTGCGGGGTGTCTGGGTCTGA
- a CDS encoding DUF3299 domain-containing protein encodes MTSRRQVLLPLALAPVAGWAIWATNASEPTHPAGPFHLPLDDTTALWRDLVQVRMEGPAANPVFPTRVRALEGKLVTVRGFMVPLSDAPSHNRFILAANPISCSACHRPSPSTMLHVHSQIPVRESQAPMLITGTLRLNPLEGLFYRLDRAELRYA; translated from the coding sequence ATGACGTCGCGTCGACAGGTTTTGCTGCCGCTCGCGCTGGCCCCGGTGGCCGGCTGGGCGATCTGGGCCACCAACGCCAGCGAACCCACGCATCCCGCCGGGCCGTTCCATCTGCCGCTGGATGACACTACGGCGCTGTGGCGGGATCTGGTGCAGGTCCGTATGGAAGGGCCTGCTGCCAATCCGGTCTTTCCGACCCGCGTCAGGGCGCTGGAGGGAAAGCTGGTGACGGTGCGCGGCTTCATGGTGCCGTTGAGTGATGCCCCGTCCCACAACCGCTTCATCCTCGCCGCCAATCCCATCTCCTGCTCGGCCTGCCATAGGCCCAGCCCGTCCACGATGCTGCACGTCCACAGCCAGATTCCAGTCCGCGAGTCCCAGGCCCCGATGCTGATCACCGGCACGCTGCGGCTGAATCCTCTGGAAGGGTTGTTCTACCGTCTCGACCGGGCTGAGCTGCGCTACGCCTGA
- a CDS encoding putative metalloprotease CJM1_0395 family protein codes for MPLLRPGQSARDRSPDGVQDTSRKSAGQESKERDATVQPGALTDDQQRQVQDLKRIDASVRQHEAAHQAAGGPHAGGASFTFTRGPDGKNYATAGEVQVDAGAESDPEATVRKMDTVKAAALAPSDPSAQDLRVAQQADAMKIQAQQELRRKGAEPAGARNGDAPDGRDSGDDGARPSDTAAPALAARGAAAYASAFGIGQRSGTAGIMV; via the coding sequence GTGCCGCTCCTGCGGCCCGGCCAGTCGGCGCGCGACCGCAGTCCGGACGGTGTTCAGGACACCAGCCGGAAAAGTGCCGGTCAGGAAAGCAAGGAACGGGACGCCACCGTCCAGCCCGGCGCGCTGACCGACGATCAGCAGCGGCAAGTCCAGGACCTCAAGCGCATCGACGCCAGCGTCCGCCAACACGAGGCGGCGCATCAGGCGGCAGGCGGCCCTCATGCGGGCGGCGCCTCCTTCACCTTCACCCGCGGACCGGACGGCAAGAACTACGCGACCGCCGGGGAAGTGCAGGTGGATGCCGGCGCGGAAAGCGACCCCGAAGCCACCGTCCGCAAGATGGACACGGTCAAGGCGGCAGCCTTGGCGCCGTCCGACCCCTCGGCCCAGGACCTTCGCGTCGCCCAGCAGGCTGACGCCATGAAAATCCAGGCGCAGCAGGAGTTGCGGCGGAAGGGGGCGGAGCCGGCGGGCGCGCGGAACGGCGATGCGCCCGATGGGCGGGACAGCGGGGATGACGGCGCGAGGCCAAGCGACACCGCCGCGCCGGCCCTTGCGGCGCGTGGCGCGGCGGCTTATGCGTCGGCCTTCGGCATTGGCCAGCGGAGCGGCACCGCCGGCATCATGGTGTGA
- the hutG gene encoding N-formylglutamate deformylase, with protein sequence METFRFQPGETPVLLSIPHVGTVVPPDIATTMTDSALAVPDTDWHLDRLYHFAPALGIGFLKPLLSRYVIDLNRDPEGAIPNPGTSNTELCPLTTFDHQPVYRPGQEPDAAEVQRRIDAYWRPYHEQLNGELQALKERFGVAVLFDAHSIRSRVPRFFDGQIQDFSLGTAEGASASPALVGRVMNVLTATGRFSSVQNGRFKGGFITRRYGNPADNIHSIQLELSQATYMDEEAPFGFREEPARQLRPTLERLLSLVVEWAWENAAGRRRSAFL encoded by the coding sequence ATGGAGACGTTCCGCTTCCAGCCGGGGGAAACCCCTGTACTGCTCAGCATCCCGCATGTCGGCACCGTCGTGCCGCCGGACATCGCAACCACCATGACCGACTCCGCGCTGGCGGTGCCGGACACCGACTGGCATCTCGACCGCCTCTATCACTTCGCCCCGGCGCTGGGCATCGGCTTCCTGAAGCCCCTCCTCTCGCGCTATGTGATCGACCTCAACCGCGATCCCGAGGGCGCCATTCCCAATCCCGGCACCAGCAACACCGAGCTCTGCCCCCTCACCACCTTCGATCATCAACCGGTCTATCGCCCGGGGCAGGAACCGGATGCGGCGGAGGTGCAGCGGCGGATCGATGCTTATTGGCGCCCCTATCACGAGCAGCTCAACGGCGAGCTTCAGGCGCTGAAGGAGCGCTTCGGCGTGGCGGTGCTGTTCGACGCCCATTCCATCCGGTCGCGCGTGCCGCGTTTCTTCGACGGGCAGATTCAGGACTTCAGCTTGGGCACGGCGGAAGGGGCCAGCGCCTCGCCGGCTCTGGTCGGCCGGGTGATGAACGTGCTCACCGCGACCGGGCGTTTCTCCTCGGTGCAGAACGGACGCTTCAAGGGCGGCTTCATCACCCGCCGTTACGGCAACCCCGCCGACAACATCCACTCGATCCAGCTCGAACTGTCACAGGCCACCTATATGGATGAGGAGGCTCCCTTCGGCTTCCGCGAGGAGCCGGCGCGTCAGCTCCGTCCGACGCTGGAGCGGCTGCTGAGCCTCGTCGTCGAGTGGGCGTGGGAGAACGCCGCCGGCCGGCGACGCAGCGCTTTCCTGTAA
- a CDS encoding glycosyltransferase family 4 protein translates to MDLPSILFVNRVFPPDKGATGRCVSDLAERMAAVGWRVTVVADGRGPSDAPPGVSVRRTGGDAPLDEWAKPGNPRLTARGYLAAAVRLIQRALRLPRHDIVVTMTDPPLLACAGPLIAARHGAAAIHWSQDVFPALLPVLGIRLPEPLMRMTERAAVRALRRHDAVVAIGRCMAGRLTAAGVPAERITVLPNWPDPRIRSAPRAENPFRLEHGLGDRFTVAYSGNMGLAHPMDAVLEAATLLAHSDPDIAILLIGEGRRRAAVAEEVERRGLMNVRLLPLQPPDRLAESLSAADLHLATMDPRAEGLLVPSKVAGALAAGRPCLFLGPAGSDAAVMLDGCGQRLAPGDAAGLADAVRRYAGDPILCAGHGARALSVASAWDATAAARRFTALADGLRQTKLRNAAVLPGRSLPHA, encoded by the coding sequence GTGGACTTACCCTCCATCCTGTTCGTAAACCGTGTATTTCCTCCGGATAAGGGGGCGACCGGGCGTTGCGTGTCCGACTTGGCGGAGCGGATGGCGGCGGTGGGCTGGCGGGTCACCGTGGTTGCGGACGGCCGCGGCCCCAGCGACGCGCCGCCCGGCGTCAGCGTCCGCCGGACCGGCGGGGATGCTCCGCTTGATGAATGGGCGAAGCCCGGAAATCCGCGGCTGACCGCCCGCGGCTATCTTGCCGCCGCGGTTCGGCTTATTCAGCGGGCTTTGCGCCTGCCACGGCACGACATCGTCGTGACCATGACCGATCCGCCGCTGTTGGCTTGTGCCGGTCCGCTGATCGCCGCCCGCCATGGCGCGGCAGCCATTCATTGGAGCCAGGATGTGTTCCCGGCGTTGCTGCCGGTGCTCGGCATCCGCTTGCCGGAACCGCTGATGCGAATGACGGAGCGGGCCGCTGTTCGGGCGCTTCGCCGCCACGACGCGGTGGTCGCAATCGGGCGCTGCATGGCTGGCCGTTTGACGGCGGCGGGCGTGCCGGCCGAACGGATCACCGTCCTGCCGAACTGGCCCGACCCGCGCATCCGGTCAGCGCCTCGGGCGGAGAATCCATTCCGGCTGGAGCACGGGCTGGGCGACCGCTTCACTGTGGCCTATTCGGGAAACATGGGGCTGGCCCACCCGATGGACGCCGTTCTGGAGGCGGCGACTCTGCTGGCGCACAGCGATCCCGACATCGCAATTCTGCTGATTGGCGAGGGGCGTCGTCGGGCTGCCGTGGCGGAGGAGGTGGAGCGACGTGGGCTGATGAACGTCCGGCTGTTGCCGCTCCAACCGCCGGACCGACTGGCCGAGAGCCTGTCCGCCGCGGATCTGCATCTGGCGACCATGGATCCACGGGCGGAGGGATTGCTGGTGCCCAGCAAGGTGGCCGGCGCGCTGGCGGCCGGCCGGCCCTGTCTGTTCCTGGGGCCGGCGGGCAGCGACGCGGCGGTCATGCTGGACGGTTGCGGGCAAAGACTGGCGCCGGGTGACGCAGCCGGGTTGGCCGACGCGGTTCGTCGCTACGCCGGCGATCCGATCCTGTGCGCGGGGCACGGGGCGCGGGCGCTCTCCGTCGCATCGGCCTGGGATGCTACGGCGGCGGCGCGGCGTTTCACGGCACTTGCGGATGGACTGCGTCAGACGAAACTGCGCAACGCAGCCGTTCTGCCGGGGCGAAGTCTGCCCCATGCCTGA
- a CDS encoding glycosyltransferase family 2 protein: protein MIPVSVVVMTRNEAANLPHCLPALKRFAERFVVDSGSTDGTPSIAEAAGARVVPFRWDGGYPKKKQWCLDRLPFRQDWVLFVDADERLGGALVEEIAALMAAGPRHTGYFIDGHPVFLGRRLRFGARNRKLALFDRRKAHFPTVPDLDVATMWEVEGHYQPVIAGTVGRLRHSLDHADDKPVAAWFDRHARYADWEAALRSDGRMRDLVAWECGARRWLKALFDVVPARPFLVFLYGYVWRLGFLDGGPGFQHALARAFYYWQVGVKIADARRRAEPPASTDD, encoded by the coding sequence ATGATCCCCGTGTCGGTCGTGGTGATGACCCGCAACGAGGCGGCCAACCTCCCCCACTGTCTGCCCGCGCTGAAGCGTTTCGCCGAGCGCTTTGTGGTGGACAGCGGCAGCACCGACGGGACGCCGTCCATTGCCGAAGCGGCGGGCGCGCGGGTCGTGCCTTTTCGGTGGGACGGGGGGTATCCGAAGAAGAAGCAATGGTGTCTGGACCGGCTGCCGTTCCGTCAGGATTGGGTCCTGTTCGTCGATGCGGACGAGCGACTCGGCGGCGCGCTGGTGGAGGAGATCGCCGCGCTGATGGCCGCGGGGCCGCGGCATACCGGGTACTTCATCGACGGTCATCCGGTGTTCTTGGGCCGGCGCCTGCGTTTCGGCGCGCGCAACCGGAAACTCGCCCTGTTCGACCGCCGGAAAGCGCACTTTCCGACCGTGCCCGACCTTGATGTCGCCACCATGTGGGAGGTCGAGGGCCATTACCAGCCGGTGATCGCCGGAACCGTCGGACGGTTGCGCCATAGCCTGGACCATGCCGACGACAAGCCGGTTGCTGCGTGGTTCGACCGGCACGCCCGTTACGCCGACTGGGAGGCGGCGCTACGGTCCGATGGGCGGATGAGGGATCTGGTCGCCTGGGAGTGCGGTGCGCGCCGATGGCTCAAGGCTTTGTTCGACGTGGTGCCGGCCCGTCCGTTTCTGGTCTTTCTGTATGGCTATGTTTGGCGCCTGGGCTTCCTGGACGGTGGTCCGGGGTTCCAGCACGCGCTGGCGCGGGCCTTCTACTACTGGCAGGTTGGTGTGAAGATCGCGGACGCGAGGCGGCGGGCCGAGCCTCCCGCGTCCACCGATGACTGA